The following coding sequences are from one Panicum hallii strain FIL2 chromosome 5, PHallii_v3.1, whole genome shotgun sequence window:
- the LOC112895100 gene encoding uncharacterized protein LOC112895100 translates to MMKKTRGSGGRGLSKVVREHKARLYIIRRCVVMLLCWHD, encoded by the coding sequence ATGATGAAGAAAACGAGGGGATCAGGAGGAAGAGGGCTCAGCAAGGTAGTGAGGGAGCACAAGGCCAGGCTCTACATCATCCGCAGATGCGTCGTCATGCTCCTCTGCTGGCACGACTAG
- the LOC112893561 gene encoding uncharacterized protein LOC112893561, which yields MFVVLEGPRNPIATHDTRRGGRSSVFCFPNFLSFAMLPAVVAASPALSHLPRHQHLGRRFHLRCHRLLPATPAKASCGARRRLLAGAFAAGDGPSGQDVDYSTGTTTSGSAYLGLFVRLLGLDNDACDREHAVCTLYQYSLGGRKSIDEIMQFPGCIVLIISLLKSESTRAREAAAGLLRNITSVQIYRKMAIESGAMEEIISLLCKSTITPEMMEQCLCTIWNFSIDESWRYKILRSDVLTKIVRYLDEEDIKVKEAAGGIISNLALSPSNHGALVEAGVIPKLVHLLQTKEDDYKIIRKEARSSLILLARDDHYHSLIIEEGLVRVPLVGSAAYKAFKPLPHMWPTFPDGSEIQRSSRPSKYGATELLLGLSVNEKDTEPNEAKINAMIGRSNQQFLARVGAIELDDEGNERSGSEKSDLYTILPWVDGVARLVLILGLEDVSAIKKAARAIGNASINEHMRTSFKEAGAVKPLLQLLKHDDMSVREAAAYALEKLSVSATICQKIKADGGLELLVNTVKDPNTPVKQLEKMIYVLSRMFDMGISMVAVPESYAHEDVTSAERSIQGDTTTGSSVISHTFVNQEMASEMIVDFDAISRLAKVLKEASPSLQAKVCSVLEHLAASEQHATAMTATCTGSVIEAILEIGVIHGTKADSEDFDNLPSVVTEEVSQAVSAAVRLLTKLLNFDIFTRSINSEKFTSLLRRMLKSSFPLQSKDWLAACLVKLESRAGLSGDHGVSSVDMEITIYQTIPRLVDQMLTSFSFENKRSAVIELNKIISSGVLEYTRAMADSGGIFPLVKMLEEGDEDVLEAALPILYNLSMDPENHPAIIAAGAVPLLKRIVLAKGPHGTNALQLLRTLPV from the exons ATGTTTGTTGTTCTAGAAGGCCCTCGGAATCCTATCGCCACCCACGACACGCGCCGCGGAGGGCGGAGCTCAGTGTTCTGTTTCCCGAACTTTCTGTCGTTCGCCATGCTGCCGGCGGTCGTCGCCGCATCCCCTGCTCTCTCCCATCTGCCGCGCCACCAACACCTTGGCCGTCGCTTCCACCTCCGgtgccaccgcctcctccctgCAACTCCCGCCAAGGCATCGTGTGGcgcccgccgccggctcctAGCAGGCGCGTTCGCCGCCGGCGATGGTCCTTCGGGACAG GATGTTGATTACTCTACTGGTACTACGACTTCTGGATCTGCATACCTTGGTCTCTTTGTTCGATTGCTTGGTTTGGACAATGACGCTTGTGATAGAGAGCATGCTGTTTGCACACTTTATCAATACTCCCTTGGCGGCCGGAAGAGCATTGATGAGATAATGCAATTCCCTGGTTGCATTGTCCTCATCATTAGCCTCCTGAAGTCAGAGTCCACTCGAGCCCGTGAAGCAGCTGCTGGTCTTCTGCGTAACATAACATCAGTTCAAATATACAGGAAGATGGCCATTGAAAGTGGAGCAATGGAAGAAATCATTAGTCTTCTGTGTAAATCTACAATAACCCCTGAG ATGATGGAGCAGTGTTTGTGTACCATTTGGAACTTTTCTATTGATGAAAGCTGGAGATACAAGATTCTAAGGAGTGATGTCCTGACAAAGATTGTTAGATACCTAGATGAAGAAGATATAAAAGTCAAAGAAGCTGCTGGTGGTATCATATCAAATTTAGCTTTAAGTCCCTCTAATCATGGAGCTCTGGTAGAAGCAGGTGTGATTCCAAAGTTG GTTCATCTTTTGCAAACCAAAGAAGATGACTATAAGATTATTAGAAAGGAAGCTCGAAGTTCGCTGATTCTGCTAGCCCGCGATGATCATTACCACAGCCTTATAATAGAGGAGGGTCTTGTTCGGGTTCCTTTGGTTGGCTCAGCTGCATATAAGGCTTTTAAACCTCTCCCTCATATGTGGCCCACTTTTCCTGATGGCTCTGAGATTCAACGGAGTTCTCGCCCCTCAAAATACGGTGCTACTGAACTGCTCCTTGGCTTGAGTGTCAATGAGAAGGATACAGAGCCAAACGAAGCTAAAATTAATGCTATGATAGGGCGTTCTAATCAGCAATTTCTTGCACGTGTTGGAGCTATTGAGTTGGATGATGAAGGAAATGAGCGATCTGGATCTGAAAAGAGTGACCTCTATACCATTTTGCCATGGGTTGATGGTGTTGCACGGCTAGTTTTAATTCTTGGTCTTGAAGATGTATCTGCAATTAAAAAAGCTGCTCGAGCGATAGGCAATGCATCAATAAATGAACATATGCGCACCTCATTCAAGGAAGCTGGGGCCGTTAAACCTCTACTTCAGTTGCTGAAACACGATGATATGTCTGTTAGAGAAGCTGCTGCTTATGCATTGGAAAAATTAAGTGTCAG TGCCACCATATGTCAGAAGATCAAAGCAGATGGTGGACTTGAACTGCTTGTAAATACAGTGAAGGATCCAAATACCCCAGTGAAACAACTAGAGAAG ATGATTTATGTACTTTCTCGAATGTTTGACATGGGGATTAGCATGGTTGCTGTG CCTGAGAGCTATGCTCATGAGGATGTAACGAGTGCTGAGAGGAGTATTCAAGGTGATACAACTACTGGAAGCAGTGTCATTTCCCATACATTTGTAAACCAAGAGATGGCCAG TGAGATGATCGTGGATTTTGATGCTATTTCACGCTTGGCCAAAGTTCTGAAGGAAGCATCCCCAAGTCTGCAAGCAAAAGTCTGTAGTGTACTGGAGCATTTAGCAGCTTCGGAGCAACATGCCACTGCAATGACTGCTACTTGCACTGGTTCCGTAATCGAAGCTATTCTGGAAATTGGGGTTATTCATG GGACCAAAGCTGATTCTGAAGACTTTGATAACCTTCCTAGTGTAGTCACTGAAGAAGTCAGTCAGGCTGTGTCTGCAGCTGTGAGGTTACTGACAAAGTTATTGAACTTTGATATTTTCACCCGCAGCATAAATAGTGAGAAATTTACTTCCCTGCTAAGAAGGATGCTCAAATCCAGTTTTCCACTACAGTCAAAGGATTGGCTTGCAGCATGCCTTGTTAAGCTAGAATCAAGGGCTGGCTTATCAGGCGATCATGGTGTCAGTAGTGTAGATATGGAGATAACTATTTATCAGACTATTCCAAGGCTAGTTGATCAAATGCTGACCTCATTTTCTTTTGAAAATAAAAGAAGTGCCGTAATAGAGCTAAACAAGATAATATCGAGTGGTGTGCTGGAATACACAAGAGCAATGGCTGATTCTGGGGGCATATTTCCACTGGTGAAAATGCTTGAAGAGGGTGATGAAGATGTATTGGAAGCTGCCTTACCTATCTTGTATAATCTGAGCATGGATCCAGAAAATCACCCAGCAATAATTGCTGCTGGAGCGGTGCCTCTGTTGAAACGGATTGTTCTTGCCAAAGGCCCACACGGGACTAATGCTCTTCAGTTGCTGAGAACATTGCCTGTATGA